In Penicillium oxalicum strain HP7-1 chromosome VII, whole genome shotgun sequence, one DNA window encodes the following:
- a CDS encoding Deoxyribose-phosphate aldolase, translated as MSTIPTTNAEWTEAISALSAQLTGDVLPVPPTSPEQIPGMIDHTLLKEPIEPQQIDTLCQEARQHNFATVCVRVGYVAQAVANLKDLPNVGVACVVGFHEGTYETEYKVSEAREAVALGASELDMVIDYPKLKKGEYTAVYEDVLAVRRAAPLPVLLKAILETSELEKEEIIAATLLCCIAGVDFVKTSTGFKGPATEDAVSLMRTVSQVAGFPNVQVKASGGVRTASDCLRMVKAGATRIGASAGVNIVRELTSGETQAQSTGGDGY; from the exons ATGTCGACCATTCCCACCACCAACGCCGAGTGGACAGAGGCAATCTCTGCTCTGTCGGCGCAATTGACAGGCGACGTCCTGCCCGTTCCGCCCACCAGTCCCGAGCAGATCCCGGGCATGATTGATCACACCCTTCTCAAAGAACCCATTGAGCCTCAGCAGATCGACACTCTCTGCCAGGAGGCTCGCCAGCACAATTTTGCCACGGTGTGCGTTCGCGTGGGATACGTTGCGCAAGCGGTTGCCAACCTCAAAGACCTGCCCAATGTGGGGGTGGCCTGCGTGGTGGGGTTCCACGAAGGAACGTATGAAACGGAGTATAAAGTGTCTGAGGCCCGGGAAGCAGTGGCCCTGGGCGCCAGTGAACTCGATATGGTGATTGATTATCccaagttgaagaagggagaatATACCGCCGTCTACGAGGACGTTCTGGCGGTGCGTCGCGCTGCCCCGTTGCCGGTTCTGCTCAAGGCGATTCTCGAGACGTCCGAgcttgagaaggaggagattATTGCTGCTACGTTGCTCTGTTGCATTGCAGGTGTAGACTTTGTCAAG ACCAGCACTGGATTCAAAGGCCCCGCGACGGAGGATGCTGTCTCATTAATGCGGACCGTCTCTCAAGTCGCTGGGTTCCCCAATGTTCAGGTCAAGGCCAGCGGTGGTGTCCGGACTGCCTCTGACTGTCTGCGCATGGTCAAGGCTGGAGCAACCAGAATCGGAGCTAGTGCTGGTGTGAACATCGTGCGCGAACTTACCAGCGGAGAGACTCAGGCCCAGTCCACGGGTGGTGACGGATACTAA